CCTTGAGCAGATGACAGCCGATTGAAATGATGCCTGTAGCCATTACCAATGCGAAATAAACCGGTGGGAATGCTTTGAGTTGTTTAGAGATTGATGAAGCAGTAGACATATTGCTTGTAATAGTTATTATTGATTAAATAAATTAACCTTTAAGAAAAACATATGTTTAAATAAAAAGTATATAATATATCAGATTGTTACCATGATGAAACAAACAAGAGATAGTATTGCTGATATCTGGGGAGAGCGCACACCCTATTTTGATGAGCAATGGCCTGAACGTGTAGACGAGCGGGTAACTGAAGAACCCGATAATTGGATACAGGCCGCCTGTGTGTTGTGTTCGGCTGGCTGCGGATTGGATATTGGTGTAAAGGACGGTAAAATGGTGGGTGTACGCGGCCGTTCAGTAGATGCCGTAAATCGTGGCCGCTTAGGGCCCAAAGGACTGCACGGCTGGATAGCCAATAACAGCAAAGACAGGTTGACCCGGCCGCTTATCAGGCGGGATGGTGAATTACAGGAGGCCAGTTGGGATGAGGCGATGAATTTGATCGTCGCTAAATCCAAAGAGATCATAGATAAACACACCAGTTTGGGTATTGGCTTTTACACTTCCGGGCAATTGTTTTTAGAGGAATACTATACGCTTGGCGTTATTGGTAAAGCCGGTTTAGGCACCCCACATATGGATGGGAATACCCGGCTTTGTACAGCTACATCTGCCGCTGCCCTCAAAGTGTCCTTTGGGTCTGACGGGCAGCCAGGGTCGTACAGCGACCTGGATACGGCAAATGTGATCATGCATGTGGGCCATAACATCGCATCGCAACATACGGTACTCTGGATGCGTATCCTTGACCGCCTGGCGGGGCCAAACCCTCCCAAACTTATTGTGATAGACCCAAGAAAAACTTATACAGCCGAAAAAGCTACGGTGCATTTAGCACCTAAATTAGGCACAAACATTCCTGTTTTAAATGGCCTGCTTCACATCCTGATCAAAGAAAACCTGATCAACCCGGGATATATAGCGGCTCATACGGTTGGCTTTGAGGAGTTAAAAAATATAGTAGCAGCATGGCATCCCCAACGTGTAGAAGAAGTTTCAGGAGTACCTGAACACCTGCTGTATGAAGCTGCAATGTTACTGGGCAAAACCAATACACTGGTATCTACGGTACTGCAAGGTGTCTATCAATCCATGCAGGCTACGGCTAGCGCCGTGCAGGTAAACAACATTCATCTAATAAGGGGATTGATCGGCAGGCCGGGTTGTGGAATTTACCAAATGAACGGGCAACCAACTGCGCAGAATACCCGCGAAACAGGCGCCGATGGCGATCTGCCCGGTTTTCGCAACTGGGGAAACAAAGAACATATAAATGAACTCGCAAGATTGTGGAACGTAGAGCCGGATACCATACCGCATTGGTCACCCCCTACGCATGCCATGCAAATAATGCGCTTTGCCGAAACCGGCTCTATCAAAATGCTATGGGTGAGTGCAACCAACCCTGCAGTATCCATGCCTGAACTGGCCCGAATGCGCAAGCTGCTTACCAGAGATGGGCTGTTCCTGATTGTACAAGATGCTTTTATGACAGAAACCGCCCAAATGGCCGATGTAATTTTACCCGCAGCAATATGGGGAGAGAAAACAGGTTGCACTACCAATGTAGACCGTACGGTACATATTTGCCATAAAGCCGTAGAGCCACCCGGCGAAGCACGGTCTGATTTGGACATTTTTATCGACTACGCCCGCCGGATGGATTTTAAGGATAAGGATGGAGCGCCCTTAATTAAATGGAATACGCCCGAAGAAGCGTTTGAAGCGTGGAAGGAATGTACCCGCGGCAGGCCATGCGACTATACCGGGATGAGTTATGCTAAGTTAACCGGGGGCAGCGGCATACAATGGCCCTGTAATGAAAAATATCCCGATGGTACACCGCATTTGTACACCAACGGCGTTTTTCCTACAGCGGCCGATTATTGTGAAAGTTATGGACACGACCTGGATACCGGCGCAGCCCAAACCCCGGATGAGTATCGGCTAATAGATCCGAAAGGGAAGGCGTTTTTAAAAGCTGTTGACTACCAGCTACCACATGAGGTACCCGACCAGGATTATCCCCTTTGGCTAACCACCGGCCGGGTCGTATATCATTTTCACACACGGACTAAAACCGGTAGATCGAAAGAATTATGTAACGCGGCACCGGATGCCTATGTTCAGCTATCAGCACAGGACGCTGTCAAGTATGGCATCAAAGACGGAGATATGGTAGAGATATCATCCCGCCGTGGCTCTGTAATCCAGCCGGCT
This portion of the Inquilinus sp. KBS0705 genome encodes:
- a CDS encoding nitrate reductase — its product is MKQTRDSIADIWGERTPYFDEQWPERVDERVTEEPDNWIQAACVLCSAGCGLDIGVKDGKMVGVRGRSVDAVNRGRLGPKGLHGWIANNSKDRLTRPLIRRDGELQEASWDEAMNLIVAKSKEIIDKHTSLGIGFYTSGQLFLEEYYTLGVIGKAGLGTPHMDGNTRLCTATSAAALKVSFGSDGQPGSYSDLDTANVIMHVGHNIASQHTVLWMRILDRLAGPNPPKLIVIDPRKTYTAEKATVHLAPKLGTNIPVLNGLLHILIKENLINPGYIAAHTVGFEELKNIVAAWHPQRVEEVSGVPEHLLYEAAMLLGKTNTLVSTVLQGVYQSMQATASAVQVNNIHLIRGLIGRPGCGIYQMNGQPTAQNTRETGADGDLPGFRNWGNKEHINELARLWNVEPDTIPHWSPPTHAMQIMRFAETGSIKMLWVSATNPAVSMPELARMRKLLTRDGLFLIVQDAFMTETAQMADVILPAAIWGEKTGCTTNVDRTVHICHKAVEPPGEARSDLDIFIDYARRMDFKDKDGAPLIKWNTPEEAFEAWKECTRGRPCDYTGMSYAKLTGGSGIQWPCNEKYPDGTPHLYTNGVFPTAADYCESYGHDLDTGAAQTPDEYRLIDPKGKAFLKAVDYQLPHEVPDQDYPLWLTTGRVVYHFHTRTKTGRSKELCNAAPDAYVQLSAQDAVKYGIKDGDMVEISSRRGSVIQPAMVGDIEPGIIFIPFHYGYWDNNSRSRAANELTLTEWDPVSKQPHFKYAAVRIRKAVAQDDEEAQAALKHMEEVITNNFKMEGA